Proteins encoded within one genomic window of Thunnus maccoyii chromosome 22, fThuMac1.1, whole genome shotgun sequence:
- the LOC121889352 gene encoding uncharacterized protein LOC121889352, whose translation MIWILFILTSSVCGILVVKGAQTFYQAEENDNITIKWDSQTKTDMSHTNLDCVLQSKPVRTFYQMKNGVEVPESQDEQFAGRVQCDEDALREGRIRLHLSRVTTDDSGDYWCDLASYDKILKRWVLKASEHFVVNVTQTSRGENSDVFTSTPGRAGAKHPLGGPEQGRGRSYLTSLGPALAALVFYSLYLMAPALRHLNICTLTSTTKRSKSRWTLNHFSPV comes from the exons ATGATTTGGATCCTCTTCATTCTGACCTCCTCTGTCTGTG GGATACTAGTTGTGAAAGGGGCTCAGACCTTCTATCAGGCAGAGGAGAACGATAACATCACAATAAAATGGGACAGTCAGACAAAAACTGACATGTCTCACACCAACCTCGACTGTGTTCTTCAGTCAAAGCCCGTTAGGACTTTCTATCAGATGAAGAACGGTGTTGAGGTCCCAGAGTCTCAGGATGAGCAGTTTGCAGGTCGGGTGCAGTGTGATGAAGATGCTCTCAGAGAAGGACGAATCAGACTTCATCTGTCCAGAGTCACAACTGATGACTCTGGTGATTACTGGTGTGATCTGGCTAGTTACGATAAGATTCTGAAGAGATGGGTGCTGAAGGCCTCTG aacattttgttgtgaaTGTGACCCAAACCTCTCGCGGGGAGAACAGTGACGTGTTCACCAGCACACCTGGACGAGCAG GTGCAAAACACCCTCTAGGAGGTCCAGAGCAGGGACGAGGTCGATCCTATTTGACCAGCCTTGGACCAGCTCTGGCAGCTCTAGTATTTTACAGTCTGTATCTGATGGCCCCTGCTCTGAGACATCTAAACATTTGTACGTtgacatcaacaacaaaaag ATCAAAATCAAGATGGACGTTGAATCATTTCAGCCCAGTTTGA
- the LOC121889199 gene encoding uncharacterized protein LOC121889199 isoform X1, which yields MPVMEWMTPPAPYCLSQIDDFFPHPLERSNSAPPWHQDSPIQRRKAEMCTTLIRLYEVISNNSSPAIRFITSRTKTVDLLKTTSMNRRNDYSNKTLLKCTYTMLSGNICRSLQLLEKLHLISHPHHSLKQICLQVKEEQTQHTLLLYSLQTPSTGTYPEVFMQLLCAPLHLPISTQFPQDYHQKLPAMPGLHVYLSHGCSGMTSLWSPSAKDFYNKHDLFSIHLSFLIELITDVMQQ from the exons ATGCCTGTTATGGAGTGGATGACACCACCTGCCCCATATTGCCTCAGCCAGATCGATGACTTTTTTCCCCATCCTCTTGAAAGGAGCAACTCTGCACCACCATGGCACCAAGACAGTCCGATACAGAGAAGGAAG GCTGAGATGTGTACAACTCTGATCCGACTGTATGAGGtcatcagcaacaacagcagtccTGCAATAAGATTCATAACCAGCAG AACAAAGACTGTGGATCTTCTTAAGacaaccagtatgaacaggaggaatgattacagcaacaaaacactgttgaagtgtacatataca ATGCTCTCAGGAAACATCTGCAgaagcctccagctgctggagaagttacATCTGATCTCCCATCCACACCACTCTCTGAAGCAG ATTTGTCTGCAGGTGAAGGAAGAACAGACAcaacatacactgctactctacagcctgcagacaccatCAACTGGAACATATCCTGAAGTAT TCATGCAGCTGTTATGCGcgcccctccacctccccatcTCCACCCAGTTTCCACAGGATTATCATCAAAAGTTACCAGCAATGCCTGGACTCCATGTTTATTTATCTCACGGCTGCTCAGGGATGACATCACTGTGGAGTCCAAGTGCCAAAGACttttataataaacatgatCTTTTCTCCATTCACTTGTCTTTTCTGATTGAACTGATAACTGATGTAATGCAGCAATAA
- the LOC121889199 gene encoding uncharacterized protein LOC121889199 isoform X2, with protein sequence MAPRQSDTEKAEMCTTLIRLYEVISNNSSPAIRFITSRTKTVDLLKTTSMNRRNDYSNKTLLKCTYTMLSGNICRSLQLLEKLHLISHPHHSLKQICLQVKEEQTQHTLLLYSLQTPSTGTYPEVFMQLLCAPLHLPISTQFPQDYHQKLPAMPGLHVYLSHGCSGMTSLWSPSAKDFYNKHDLFSIHLSFLIELITDVMQQ encoded by the exons ATGGCACCAAGACAGTCCGATACAGAGAAG GCTGAGATGTGTACAACTCTGATCCGACTGTATGAGGtcatcagcaacaacagcagtccTGCAATAAGATTCATAACCAGCAG AACAAAGACTGTGGATCTTCTTAAGacaaccagtatgaacaggaggaatgattacagcaacaaaacactgttgaagtgtacatataca ATGCTCTCAGGAAACATCTGCAgaagcctccagctgctggagaagttacATCTGATCTCCCATCCACACCACTCTCTGAAGCAG ATTTGTCTGCAGGTGAAGGAAGAACAGACAcaacatacactgctactctacagcctgcagacaccatCAACTGGAACATATCCTGAAGTAT TCATGCAGCTGTTATGCGcgcccctccacctccccatcTCCACCCAGTTTCCACAGGATTATCATCAAAAGTTACCAGCAATGCCTGGACTCCATGTTTATTTATCTCACGGCTGCTCAGGGATGACATCACTGTGGAGTCCAAGTGCCAAAGACttttataataaacatgatCTTTTCTCCATTCACTTGTCTTTTCTGATTGAACTGATAACTGATGTAATGCAGCAATAA
- the LOC121889199 gene encoding uncharacterized protein LOC121889199 isoform X3 — MPVMEWMTPPAPYCLSQIDDFFPHPLERSNSAPPWHQDSPIQRRKAEMCTTLIRLYEVISNNSSPAIRFITSRTKTVDLLKTTSMNRRNDYSNKTLLKCTYTMLSGNICRSLQLLEKLHLISHPHHSLKQICLQVKEEQTQHTLLLYSLQTPSTGTYPESCSCYARPSTSPSPPSFHRIIIKSYQQCLDSMFIYLTAAQG; from the exons ATGCCTGTTATGGAGTGGATGACACCACCTGCCCCATATTGCCTCAGCCAGATCGATGACTTTTTTCCCCATCCTCTTGAAAGGAGCAACTCTGCACCACCATGGCACCAAGACAGTCCGATACAGAGAAGGAAG GCTGAGATGTGTACAACTCTGATCCGACTGTATGAGGtcatcagcaacaacagcagtccTGCAATAAGATTCATAACCAGCAG AACAAAGACTGTGGATCTTCTTAAGacaaccagtatgaacaggaggaatgattacagcaacaaaacactgttgaagtgtacatataca ATGCTCTCAGGAAACATCTGCAgaagcctccagctgctggagaagttacATCTGATCTCCCATCCACACCACTCTCTGAAGCAG ATTTGTCTGCAGGTGAAGGAAGAACAGACAcaacatacactgctactctacagcctgcagacaccatCAACTGGAACATATCCTGAA TCATGCAGCTGTTATGCGcgcccctccacctccccatcTCCACCCAGTTTCCACAGGATTATCATCAAAAGTTACCAGCAATGCCTGGACTCCATGTTTATTTATCTCACGGCTGCTCAGGGATGA